The following nucleotide sequence is from Osmerus eperlanus unplaced genomic scaffold, fOsmEpe2.1 SCAFFOLD_48, whole genome shotgun sequence.
gagggaggggggagagaggctgaacagggggaggggggagaggaaagaggctgaacagggggaggggggagagaggctgagcacggggagggtgagcaggagagagaggctgaacagggggaggggggtgaggagagaggctgaacAGGGGagtgggagcaggagagaggctgaacagggggaggggagagaggagccatGCAGAGGAAGCAGACTGGTCTCTCACTTCAACAAACAACAAGTGTGTTATCCATGTTCATCATGTGTTCTTCAACCTGaccttatcctctctctctcctccttctccctccagcctgaaCAAGATCAACGCCCAGGCGGGGGGGCagtataagtgtgtgtttgtcactgaGCCCGAGGTCTCCGAGGTCATAGAGGTCAAGAGTaagtccctcctctgtctccgtgTGATTTGCCTTGTCTTCATCTTCAGTGACGAGTGTTTCTGCAATGTTGGCGTAGTTGATGTGTGTTTTCAGCCGTCTGGTGAccactgacctgtgtgtgtgtgtgtgtgtgtgtgcgcgcagctCCTCTCCATGTGTCGGCCTACAAGCACTCTGAGCAGGGGAACGAGCGTGACCGTGGGGTGATGGTGTGTCATGGTTACGGGTACCCACTGCCCACCGACTGGGCCTGGAGGAAGATACAGCCTGACGGCACTCCCTTTGTACGTCTACTACTCCctctgggagggtgtgtgtgtgtgtgtgggagagagcgagtgtgtgtgtgggagagagtgtgtgtgggagagcgcgagtgtgtgtgggagagagcgagtgtgtgtgtgtgtgtgtgagggagagagtgagtgagtgtgtgtgtgtgagggagagagagagagcgagtgagtgtgtgtgtgtgagggagagagcgagtgtgTGCTAGCTTGTAacctgtgtccctccctcctagGCCATCGCCAACGCCACCCTCGACAAGTACGAGATCAAGACGACCCCTAACAAAACCACGCTGTCCATCCTGGACCTGGACATGGAGCAGGACATGGGCGACTATGAGTGCCTGGCCACCAGTGAGCTGGGCGTGGCCTCCGACAAGATCCACCTGCGCGTACGCTCCCGCCTGGCTGCCCTGTGGCCCTTCCTGGGCATCGTGGCCGAGGTCATCATCCTGGTCACCATCATCTTCATCTACGAGAAGAGGAGAACACCTGATGAGATCAGTGACGGTACGAAGCAgtactacccccccaccccctcctaactccccccaccccctcctaactccccccacccccccctaactccccccccctccttctaactccccccccctccttctaactcccccaccccctcctaactccccccaccccctcctaactccccccaccccctcctaactccccccccctccttctaactccccccctccttgtaactccccccccctccttgtaactccccccctccttgtaactcccccccctcctaactccccccctccttgtaactcccccccctccttgtaactcccccccctccttgtaactcccccccctccttctaactccccccctccttgtaactccccccctcctaactccccccaccccctcctaactccccccaccccctcctaactcccccccctccttctaactcccccccccccttctaactcccccaccctcctcctaactccccccaccccctcctaactccccccctccttctaactccccccctcctcctaactccccccctccttctaactccccccctccttgtaactccccccccccttctaactcccccccctccttgtaactccccccctccttctaactccccccctccttctaactcccccccctccttgtaactccccccctccttctaactcccccctccttgtaactccccccctccttctaactcccccctccttgtaactccccccctccttctaactccccccctccttgtaactcccccctccttgtaactccccccctccttctaactccccccctccttctaactccccccctccttgtaactcccccccctccttgtaactcccccccctccttgtaactcccccccctccttgtaactccccccctccttgtaactcccccccctccttctaactccccccctccttgtaactccccccctcctaactccccccaccccctcctaactccccccaccccctcctaactcccccccctccttctaactccccccccctccttctaactcccccaccctcctcctaactccccccaccccctcctaactccccccctccttctaactccccccaccccctcctaactccccccctccttctaactccccccctcctcctaactccccccctccttctaactccccccctccttgtaactcccccccccccttctaactccccccctccttgtaactccccccctccttctaactccccccctccttctaactccccccccctccttctaactccccccccctccttgtaactcccccctccttctaactcccccctccttgtaactccccccctccttctaactcccccctccttgtaactccccccctccttgtaactccccccctccttctaactccccccctccttctaactccccccctccttgtaactccccccctcctaactccccccaccccctcctaactccccccaccccctcctaactcccccccctccttctaactccccccccctccttctaactcccccaccctcctcctaactccccccaccccctcctaactccccccctccttctaactccccccctcctcctaactccccccctccttgtaactcccccccctccttgtaactcccccccccccttctaactccccccctccttctaactccccccccctccttctaactccccccccctccttgtaactcccccctccttctaactcccccctccttgtaactcccccccctcctaactccccccctccttctaactccccccctccttgtaactccccccctcctaactccccccaccccctcctaactcccccccctccttctaactccccccccctccttctaactcccccaccctcctcctaactccccccaccccctcctaactccccccctccttctaactccccccaccccctcctaactccccccctccttctaactccccccctcctcctaactccccccctccttctaactccccccctccttgtaactcccccccccttctaactccccccctccttgtaactccccccctccttctaactccccccctccttctaactccccccctccttctaactccccccctccttctaactccccccctccttctaactccccccctccttctaactccccccctccttctaactccccccccctccttctaactccccccccctccttctaactccccccccctccttgtaactcccccctccttgtaactcccccctccttctaactcccccctccttgtaactccccccctccttctaactcccccctccttgtaactccccccctccttctaactccccccctccttgtaactccccccctccttgtaactccccccctccttgtaactccccccctccttctaactccccccctccttctaactcccccctccttgtaactccccccctccttctaactccccccctccttgtaactccccccctccttctaactccccccccctccttctaactcccccaccccctcctaactccccccaccccctcctaactccccccccccctccttctaactccccccctccttgtaactacccccctcctaactccccccaccccctcctaactccccccccctccttctaactcccccaccctcctcctaactccccccaccccctcctaactcccccccctcctcctaactccccccctccttctaactccccccctccttctaactccccccccccttctaactccccccctccttgtaactccccccctccttctaactccccccctccttctaactccccccccctccttgtaactccccccctccttctaactcccccctccttgtaactccccccctccttctaactcccccccctccttctaactccccccctccttgtaactccccccctccttctaactccccccctccttgtaactcccccccctcctaactccccccctccttgtaactcccccccctccttgtaactcccccccctccttgtaactcccccccctccttgtaactcccccccctccttgtaactcccccccctccttgtaactccccccctccttctaactcccccccctccttctaactcccccaccctccttgtaactccccccctccttctaactccccccctccttctaactcccccccctccttgtaactccccccctccttgtaactcccgccctccttctaactcccccccctccttctaactcccccccctccttctaactcccccccctccttctaactccccccctccttctaactcccccccctccttctaactccccccctccttgtaactcccgccctccttctaactcccccccctccttctaactcccccccctccttctaactcccccccctccttgtaactccccccctacttctaactccccccctccttgtaactccccccctccttctaactccccccctctttctaactccccccctccttctaactcccccaccctccttgtaactcccccaccctccttgtaactcccccccttgtaactcccccccctccttgtaactccccccccctccttgtaactcccccccctccttgtaactccctccccttctcctaactccccccacctccttcccAACTCCTATCTAACTACCCTAAATACCCTCAGTTCTTACCAACAGCAGTTAGCGGGAGTGTAGCTAGCAGGGTTGTTAGtgtccctctcctgccccctagtGGAGTCATCCTGCAAGTGTTTGAGTGCTGAACATGCTGCATAAACAGCTGAtctgaacatgataatattctGGATCAAAATGCTTACATCCTTTTATTCTTTTAGTTCTGCCTGTTCTAGTCCTTCTGTTGATGGCATTTGTCCAAACTTCTTTTTTATGATTTCATGTTTTGATTTCTCTTGCTGCTGTGTTGTGGTAAGTGACCCAGACTGCATGCAGCTGAACAAGCTGTGGGAGTGGGAATGCTCTGCCTTCATACTCACTACTTCTGACCAGCCAGATGACCCCACGCTGACCTCTGACTGGCCCCGCCTGAACAATCAGAACCCCCCCAGGTCCCAACCTGGCCTCCAATCAGCGTGAAGCGTGGccagtgagaggggggggggaggttattCTTGCTTGTCCTGACAGTCTAATGGGGTTGTGGTTTGCTAAGATTACGATGGGGGGAGGAAGGTGTAGGAGGGACAGAGTCTGGTGTTCGTTACTGCATGCTCGTGCATGCTGACCACGCATGGCCAGTGATGCTGTCAGACGTTCCAGCTCCATTTTCATCATCGTCATGACGACGACATGCGCCACCTCTGCTGTAACCGTGGACGACCATCTCAGGTGTCCCTGTGGACTCACTGCTGcagcacctccccctccctgccatcTCTGTGGTTTCCATGGTTACCGCGGGGTCTCTACACAGCTGCATTGGGGGCGTGGcctcgtggggaggaggggaaacgaCACATATATATAAAATTATGGGATGACTGCAGCGGTGCCGTTGACATGGAGACGCAGCCGGGCATGGGCATGCTTAGTCAGGGTGGTCTTTGACATCAGCATTGTGTCACTAACAGGTGTTAGGGGTGTGGCATTGTGTCACTAACAGGTGTTAGGGGTGTGGCATTGTGTCACTAACAGGTGTTAGGGGTGTGGCATTGTGTCACTAACAGGTGTTAGGGGTGTGGCATTGTGTCACTAACAGGTGTTAGGGGTGTGTGGGAGCGAGTAACACTGGACCTGGAACTTCCTGGTTGGGGAGAGCATGCTGGTGCTCTGTCTGTCTAACAGTGTGttctatctcctccctctctgtctgtgtctctctctgtgcgtgtgcTGGTGTAGATGACGACTCAGGATCTGCTCCTCTGTAAGTACTGCTCTCCTTCTGTCTACCAGTACactgggagggctgggtgttCTGTCTACCAGTACactgggagggctgggtgttCTGTCTACCAGTACactgggagggctgggtgttCTGTCTACCAGTACactgggagggctgggtgttCTGTCTACCAGTACactgggagggctgggtgttCTGTCTACCAGTACactgggagggctgggtgttCTGTCTACCAGTACactgggagggctgggtgttCTGTCTACCAGTACactgggagggctgggtgttCTGTCTACCAGTACactgggagggctgggtgttCTGTCTACCAGTACactgggagggctgggtgttCTGTCTACCAGTACactgggagggctgggtgttCTGTCTACCAGTACactgggagggctgggtgttCTGTCTACCAGTACactgggagggctgggtgttCTGTCTACCAGTACactgggagggctgggtgttCTGTCTACCAGTACactgggagggctgggtgttCTGTCTACCAGTACactgggagggctgggtgttCTGTCTACCAGTACactgggagggctgggtgttCTGTCTACCAGTACactgggagggctgggtgttCTGCGGGGACCAGCAGGGTGTAACAGGTCTTCTCTGGTTTCCCAGGAAGAGCAACTCCACCAACCACAAGGAGAAGAACGTCCGGCAGAGGAACTCTaactaggagaggagagaggtgagcaggACTTCTGCTTCTACTGAACATCTGCTGGTGGTCTGCACATctaaccatctctctcccttcctcctcttttcctccctcctcctctttctctccctcctcctgtgtccctccctcctcctgtgtccctccctcctgtgtccctccctcctcctgtgtccctccctcctcctgtgtcgctccctcctcctgtgtcgctccctcctcctgtgtcgctccctcctcctgtgtctctccctccctcctcctgtgtcgctccctcctcctgtgtctctccctccctcctcctgtgtccctccctcctcctgtgtccctccctcctcctgtgtccctccctcctcctgtgtccctccctccctcctcctgtgtccctccctccctcctcctgtgtccctccctccctcctcctgtgtctctccctccctcctcctgtgtctctccctccctcctcctgtgtctctccctccctcctcctgtgtctctccctccctcctcctgtgtccctcccctcctctttctctccctccacaaggTTCCTGATGACTCCTGTCCAGAGCAAGTGGCTGTGTGGCACATAATCTAGTGCACCCCGCAATCTTTAAATATCTTTCTTTTTCGCTTGAGTGTCATTGTGTTGACTGGTCTCCCTTCCTCCAGGCTGGGCGTGTAGCCAGCACTGCATGACTTATTCTTGAAGTTCTAGAAGTGTTTGTCTGTAGTAAAACGTTGTAGCGTTGCCATAGGAATGCTGTCTTGGTGGTTCTGTTGACCCCAGGCCTGTGAGGCCAGTCTGTACCCTTTACCTCTAGACCCAGACCACTGTCTGATCCTAAACCCATCAGAGCAGTGTATTAAGGCCTTAACACCCCCCgcccaccttcctcctcctccatccctgagCGTATTCAGAGTTTTAAAAACACATCTATGTGCTCCACCCTCTGATTCTACTGTGTGAGAATGCACTGTTTAAATTAAGAATTAATTACCTGTTTTATATTTCTGATGTTTGTAGTTTTCAGTTGTCTTTGCTTTGTTTGCCATACAAACATCTACAGTAGTACTTcctgtataagtctatagtagTACATTATTGGGTCAGGTTATGGTCAGGTGATGCCTAAATGGAAAATTGATGTTTTCTTTCGTTGAAAGCTAGTGAATCAGTTCTGCCTCTCAAATGTTTCTGATTTTCTACAAGATGCTAGTCAGCTCAGAAGCCATCTGCTGCATCAACGTGATTATTGTGACTGGGAGCGTCCTCTCGCACATCTGGAAAACCTTTTTAATAGAAAAATTTAAATTATTTTGCCTAGCAAGTAACCAAGCAAGTAGATTGAACACTGTCAACTGTACCAACCTGCACCACCTTAATAAAAGTTGATTTGATTTTAAAAGATTACTGTCTTTGGGGTAACTGATTTGATTTATTAGTAATCATTATAGTTATAATGTTGGGGTAACTGATTAGATCAGTATAATAAGTAAATAGTAATATTAGTATAATGTAGTTTTATCATTCAGGACTAGAGCCAGAAGCAGCATGATCTCTGATGGAGTCAGTTACACCACCCAAGCACCGTCACAGCATGGCGCATATGGTAGCACCTCACAGCATGGCGCATATGGTAGCACCGTCACAGCATGGCGCATATGGTAGCACCGTCACAGCATGGCGCATATGGTAGCACCGTCACAGCATGGCGCATATGGTAGCGCAGTCACAGCATGGCGCATATGGTAGCGCAGTCACAGCATGGCGCATATGGTAGCGCAGTCACAGCATGGCGCATATGGtatcccggctgtgcaaattgacgtgtccatgggcaaggcacttcacccgacttgcctcggggagaatgtccctgtacttactgtaagttgctctggataagagtgtctgctaaaatgacaatgtaaatgtagcaccGTCACAGCATGGCGCATATGGTAGCACCGTCAGAGGAAGTGATTATTTTTGGAGCAACACCTTATCCCCCAAAAGTTTACaggtcttctttttttttcaaaacccaAGAGGAAATATGTCTGCAGTGGATTAAACAGGGAGTATGTTTACTTTTACTTTAAATATTAAAAGTTTTTCAGGGCTgtcaagttttatcaaaagtttgaCGTGAGATTACTATAACTGTCAACGTTCGCGGTCAGATCTGAGCTTTGGTCCTAAACCAGCTAGTTAATCAGAGACTGCACGGCTGGTAAAAGGAATATTTGTGGAATATACATTTTGATCTGTAATGTACCAGTAACGTAGACAGAATTCGATTTTTGGGGTCCCATATTAAAGTGAGTAGGCTACCTAACTAGTGTTATCATTACCATCAAACTAACGTTACCCGCTATAAAGTTTTCCTTCCTCAGTCAACCACTAGATGGCGATGTTGAAGCGCTGTCCTAGAAGGCGATATGGAAACCAAGTAGACGGGTTTGttcctttgcaaaaaaatactTTCAAAGACATTAAGCTCtttaagtatgattttgttatTTAGCATACAAATAACAGaagtttttttatatatttttttttatgtttataaAATGTAACATTTGCTGAAGAGCTGGTGTTTGCAGACTGTAGCTGGCCAGTGTTTTGGACATAATGCTTGTCTTCCCATTTCAACACTAGGAGCATCTGTTTCCGTTACCGCTGTCAGTCTATCCTTGAAtagctttctctcttctccaaaACAATATCCTAAGTAACTCATTCGACTGTAAAATCCAATATATTGTGGCAAAAATATATaagctaaatgtgtgtgtgtgtgtgtgtgtgcgtgcgcagtaCCTCGTGCACTATTGACCGTCGTCACTACCTTAATGCCACTACTCGAACTGATGTTAACTGAAAACAGTCAGAATCGTTCTCCACGGTTTTCTGGTGTCTTGAGAATGTCGTTATTTGGAGAAACGCTCACGAGGCCGCCTTCAGCCGTGGGTAATACGCCGTGCGTAAAAGGAAATGGGTTTGTATGTAAATGTGGCTTGTCCTTCTCTTCCCTTCACCACTATACTCAGCCTGCAGGCTGGGGTCCACTAGAATGCTGTCATGTATTAACTTAATCTCGCTTTACAGAATAGCTGTGACTTGGATGAATTTGATGATTGCTGTTTTTAAACCATTGATCAAGTATTCTGTCTTTTTACTGTGTGTCTCACTCCCCCACTGATGACTAGTTTGTCCTgtaaaagtc
It contains:
- the bsg gene encoding basigin isoform X1, giving the protein MKILLVLSALLCVYRASASTAGFIKSPLSQMKLLGGWAELQCEVVGDPLPEVQWWFVEGHGPEETLVQLFDGAREGRMVVNATYVAHATSSVVLGNLSLSDSGTYECRASNDPDRNELKKTPKIKWIRSQANVLVFQQPLIVTDPAEVSNRTSALLSCNLTAPTSPIKGSFWMKNDLELDGTRKSTNQAYIEFTLNKINAQAGGQYKCVFVTEPEVSEVIEVKTPLHVSAYKHSEQGNERDRGVMVCHGYGYPLPTDWAWRKIQPDGTPFAIANATLDKYEIKTTPNKTTLSILDLDMEQDMGDYECLATSELGVASDKIHLRVRSRLAALWPFLGIVAEVIILVTIIFIYEKRRTPDEISDDDDSGSAPLKSNSTNHKEKNVRQRNSN